One stretch of Bombus terrestris chromosome 5, iyBomTerr1.2, whole genome shotgun sequence DNA includes these proteins:
- the LOC100644962 gene encoding DNA repair protein RAD51 homolog A, whose translation MTAMAATATLQGDEEFEEYNPQAKLIKTLEGNGITAGDVKKLEEAGYYTVEAVAYAPKKCLIAIKGISEAKADKILQEASKLVVMGFKSATEIHQTRSNIVFVTTGSSELDRLLGGGIETGSITEIFGEFRSGKTQLCHTLAVNCQLPIDMGGAEGKCLYIDTEGTFRPERLIAVAERYKIAGDSVLDNVACARAYNTDHQTQLLIQASAMMTESRYALLIVDSATGLYRTEYSGRGELAARQMHLGRFLRMLLRLADEHGVAVVITNQVVAQVDGAASMFGGDQKKPIGGHILAHASTTRLYLRKGRGETRICKIYDSPCLPESEAMFAINADGIGDVKE comes from the exons ATGACAGCCATGGCAGCCACAGCTACTCTTCAAGGAGATgaagaatttgaagaatataATCCACaagcaaaattaataaaaacccTGGAA GGAAATGGCATAACAGCAGGAGATGTAAAAAAGCTGGAAGAAGCTGGCTACTATACTGTGGAAGCTGTAGCCTATGCTCCAAAAAAGTGTTTAATTGCTATCAAAGGTATCAGTGAAGCTAAAGCAGATAAAATTTTACAAGAAGCTTCTAAACTTGTTGTAATGGGATTTAAGAGTGCTACTGAAATTCATCAAACTCGTTCCAATATTGTTTTTGTAACAACTGGTTCTAGTGAATTGGACAGACTATTAGGCGGTGGTATCGAAACGGGTTCTATTACAGAAATATTTGGAGAATTTAGATCAGGAAAGACTCAATTATGTCATACGCTTGCTGTGAATTGTCAATTACCGATAGATATGGGTGGTGCAGAAGGAAAATGTCTTTACATAGATACAGAAGGAACTTTTAGACCTGAAAGATTAATTGCTGTTGCTGAAAGATATAAGATAGCAGGGGATTCTGTATTAGATAATGTGGCATGTGCTAGAGCTTATAATACAGATCATCAAACTCAATTACTAATTCAAGCTAGTGCTATGATGACAGAATCTAGATATGCATTATTGATAGTAGATAGTGCAACTGGTTTATATAGAACTGAATACTCTGGAAGAGGAGAATTAGCTGCTAGACAAATGCATTTAGGTAGATTTCTCAGAATGTTGCTCAGATTAGCGGATGAACATGGTGTTGCTGTTGTTATAACCAATCAAGTTGTGGCACAAGTTGATGGTGCAGCTAGTATGTTTGGTGGTGACCAAAAAAAGCCAATTGGTGGTCATATTTTAGCTCATGCAAGTACTACAAGATTATATTTACGTAAGGGTAGAGGTGAAACTAGAATATGTAAAATCTATGATTCACCCTGTTTGCCTGAGAGTGAAGcaatgtttgcaataaatgcaGACGGTATTGGTGATGTCAAAGAATAA
- the LOC100644845 gene encoding dipeptidyl peptidase 3, translating to MFKLHRERNILQMWPFYRQKIVSQTVLKYFLRFFSFNISIRERRIGFIILNTDKNVKLLRNNFVSSVKLLSTKMSEDISLFTLPNNQPIIALECDTAFNALTKKEKLYAHYLSQAAWNGGLIVYVQTSPESPLLFALLHKIFLSETINELKNSAFNAGVNEDEFTAFLVYSCGIFANAGNYKSFGDSKIIPNLPKDKFEAIIKISKAYENNPKDIEEIWNKIQNIIYSTEGKLKSLGLGEKGVTTYFSANCTDKDAELVNDFMQNKGLESYNARCFKIANKQNDSEGSKNIDIYEIRLASVEINDNPNITLSEEVFKNARFKITRGDYSKLLIPVVDNIQKAKEYAANETEKSMLNKYIQHFKTGSLQDHKDGSRLWIKDKGPVIETYIGFIETYRDPAGQRGEFEGFVAMVNKEMSKKFATLVSNAEKFIPKLPWARDFEKDEFLRPDFTSLDVLTFSGSGIPAGINIPNYDEIRQSEGFKNVSLGNVIPANMKLGVLPFVSEHDQTLMNNYRVASFEVQVGLHELLGHGTGKLLRKLESGLYNFDMGKVKNPFTGEPINKFFLPGETYDSKFGSMGSSYEECRAEAVGLYLSLEKDILSIFGHENSEADDIIYVNWLSLLWTGCAKALEMYQPSTKKWLQAHSQARYVLLRVCLEAGNDFVNVVESEPGKNLLLTVDRTKILTVGKKAIGEFLTKLQIYKSTGDIEEAKKMYDKYSEVPETGPHPWAHWRDIVLAHKEPRKIFVQSNTVVNGENEVQLKNYEPNFAGMIQSWIERFPSADVSQTLIELAEKDKQHFTLEK from the exons ATGTTTAAATTGCACCGCGAAAGAAATATATTGCAGATGTGGCCATTTTATCGACAGAAGATTGTTTCACAAACCGTgcttaaatattttctacggtTTTTTTCATTTAACATTAGTATTAGGGAAAGAAGAATTGGATTTATAATTCTAAATACGGATAAAAACGTTAAgcttttaagaaataattttgtttcaag TGTGAAattattatctacaaaaatgagTGAAGATATTTCCTTGTTTACTTTACCGAATAACCAACCAATAATTGCTTTAGAATGTGATACTGCATTTAATGcattaacaaaaaaagaaaaattatatgcacATTATTTAAGTCAAGCTGCATGGAATGGTGGTCTTATTGTATATGTACAAACTTCCCCAGAATCACCATTATTATTTGcccttttacataaaattttctTATCTGAAACAATAAATGAATTGAAAAATTCTGCATTTAATGCTGGTGTTAATGAAGATGAGTTCACA gCATTTTTAGTATATTCTTGTGGAATCTTTGCAAATGCTGGTAATTATAAATCTTTTGGTGACAGCAAAATAATACCTAACTTGCCTAAGGATAAATTTGAAgccataataaaaatttcaaaggcATATGAAAATAATCCCAAAGACATTGAAgaaatttggaataaaattcaaaatataatatattctacaGAAGGAAAATTAAAATCTTTGGGATTAGGTGAAAAAGGAGTTACAACTTATTTTTCTGCTAATTGTACAGACAAAGATGCAGAATTAGTTAATGATTTTATGCAAAATAAAGGACTAGAATCTTATAATGCCAGATGTTTTAAAATAGCAAATAAACAAAACGATTCTGAAGGTTCCAAAAACATAGATATATATGAAATCAGATTAGCTTCTGTGGAGATCAATGATAATCCTAATATTACATTGTCAGAAGaagtatttaaaaatgcaaGGTTTAAAATTACAAGAGGAGACTATAGCAAACTTTTGATTCCAGTTGTTGATAATATTcaaaaagcaaaagaatatGCTGCAAATGAAACTGAAAAGagtatgttaaataaatatatacagcaTTTCAAGACAGGATCTTTACAAGATCATAAAGATGGGTCTCGTTTGTGGATTAAGGACAAAGGGCCAGTTATAGAAACTTATATTGGTTTTATTGAAACCTATAGAGATCCAGCAGGTCAGAGAGGGGAGTTTGAAGGATTTGTAGCAATGGTAAATAAAGAAATGTCCAAAAAATTTGCTACATTAGTAAGTAATGCAGAAAAATTTATACCAAAGCTTCCTTGGGCCAGAGACTTTGAAAAAGATGAATTTCTAAGGCCTGATTTTACTTCATTGGATGTTCTAACATTCTCAGGATCTGGTATCCCTGCAGGTATAAATATTCCAAATTATGATGAAATTAGGCAATCAGAAggatttaaaaatgtttctttggGTAATGTAATTCCTGCAAATATGAAATTAGGTGTACTGCCATTTGTATCTGAACATGATCAAACTCTAATGAATAATTATAGAGTTGCTAGCTTTGAAGTACAAGTTGGTTTGCATGAACTTCTTGGTCATGGAACAGGTAAATTATTGAGGAAATTAGAATCTggtttatataattttgatatgGGAAAAGTAAAAAATCCTTTTACTGGAgaaccaataaataaattttttttacctGGTGAAACATATGATTCAAAGTTTGGATCAATGGGATCTTCTTATGAAGAATGCAGGGCAGAAGCAGTTGGATTGTATTTATCTTTAGAGAAAGATATACTGAGTATATTTGGACATGAGAATTCTGAGGCTgatgatataatatatgttaatTGGTTATCTTTATTATGGACTGGTTGTGCAAAAGCTTTAGAAATGTATCAACCATCTACTAAGAAGTGGCTGCAAGCTCATTCTCAAGCAAGATATGTCTTACTTAGAGTTTGTTTAGAAGCTGGCAATGATTTTGTTAATGTTGTAGAATCTGAGCCAGggaagaatttattattaactgTTGACAGAACAAAAATTTTGACAGTTGGTAAAAAGGCGATTGGAGAATTTTTAACTAAATTGCAAATTTATAAAAGTACAGGTGACATTGAAGAAGCCAAAAAAATGTATGACAAATATAGTGAGGTACCCGAAACGGGTCCACATCCATGGGCACATTGGAGAGATATAGTTTTAGCTCACAAAGAACCACGAAAGATATTTGTACAATCTAACACAGTTGTAAATG GTGAAAATGAAGTACAATTGAAAAACTATGAACCCAATTTTGCTGGAATGATTCAGTCTTGGATAGAAAGATTCCCTTCTGCAGATGTTTCACAAACACTTATCGAACTTGCAGAAAAAGACAAACAACATTTTACACTAGAAAAGTAA
- the LOC105665758 gene encoding neurochondrin homolog — protein MSISKNVKKYETILKSVETDSEKFAALFMITKLVDSKDCTVAEKKVLFEAIGKKFLAKLLSTQVVPVDCPPQVYKSVALSILSAFCGESELASHPDMITHIPALLEIISQADEDADDNMLIIVSEAYTCLQNIAQYSPGQQVLLEQKAITKMCDIYSEKSFQTDQALNILVTLVQRFGPEAWDATDTAPFHVIINKIALDFETDHTERKFQLCTILQALLMSCRKNIISETAKEESWPSSIHKALSDILGSKIGKNQRDPALKLASVMLDLLGAEWTLLDKEKPKVFLLLLIQLASIEVRMQVEGKQLKTIMANADLVTSCFIIIEISLGYITNDQLDLDQKEKQSLYTVLKGAFAAIIGLLTAVSKMKEITDVKEKIFICAVVRVLAAWLAQETTAMRSQVYAVLPYVLTVANDTFYAHRNRKLSEKAKANAKIKSDEATSSGELVTHDPLSEIDLLRLLLPALCYLAVEEDARKILIKHKQEEVLFECLSYHWTIVHHKKPPIPKSERLKALKEPEKEEDLDLHVSEAIKDSRVAMVSVCNVLMNITVLEAKLVEESPTFISLLKFIFNNLPELKQIPENLVLHGHLAVLGLLLLKQQATRVKKNDFSICRYIQATIRFLWDAYIIDESNDPTELVVAMSYKERWMELMELWFLGMQTMAGVLQVIPWLSQFTLESGWAEEIIEILKKIKIGSLQPNVKFAFEDLLCHLVKADENVASVLKKCGALTVCRNHRMMELGKHLFGD, from the coding sequence ATGAGTATTTCAAAGAACgtgaaaaaatatgaaactattttgaaGTCTGTTGAAACTGATTCAGAAAAATTTGCTGCATTGTTTATGATAACAAAATTGGTGGATAGCAAAGATTGTACAGTAGCAGAAAAAAAAGTGTTATTTGAAGCTATTGGAAAAAAATTTCTAGCAAAATTATTATCTACACAAGTCGTTCCTGTGGATTGTCCTCCACAAGTATATAAGTCTGTAGCATTGTCTATACTTTCTGCATTCTGTGGAGAATCAGAATTAGCTTCTCATCCTGACATGATTACTCATATACCTGCATTACTTGAAATTATATCGCAAGCTGATGAAGATGCAGATGATAATATGTTAATTATTGTTAGTGAAGCATATACCTGTTTGCAAAATATCGCACAATATTCTCCTGGACAACAAGTTTTACTTGAACAGAAAGCAATTACAAAAATGTGTGATATTTATTCAGAAAAAAGCTTTCAGACAGACCAGGCTTTGAACATTTTAGTTACTTTAGTTCAGAGATTTGGTCCAGAAGCATGGGATGCAACAGATACTGCACCTTtccatgttattataaacaagATTGCATTAGATTTTGAAACAGATCATacagaaagaaaatttcaattatgtaCAATTTTGCAAGCTTTACTAATGTCCTGCAGAAAAAACATAATTAGTGAAACTGCTAAAGAAGAATCTTGGCCTTCTAGCATTCATAAAGCTTTATCTGATATTCTTGGATCAAAGATAGGCAAAAACCAACGTGATCCAGCACTAAAACTTGCTTCTGTCATGTTAGATTTATTAGGAGCAGAATGGACTTTATTAGATAAAGAAAAAccaaaagtatttttattattattgattcAATTGGCATCTATAGAAGTTAGAATGCAAGTGGAAGGAAAACAATTAAAAACTATAATGGCAAATGCAGACTTAGTTACATCTTgctttattattattgaaatttctctTGGATATATTACTAATGATCAGTTGGACCTAGaccaaaaagaaaaacagtCATTATATACTGTTTTAAAGGGAGCCTTTGCTGCAATTATAGGTTTACTTACAGCAGTATCTAAGATGAAAGAAATAACAGATgtcaaagaaaaaatatttatttgtgctGTGGTAAGAGTATTAGCAGCATGGCTTGCTCAGGAAACAACAGCTATGCGTTCTCAAGTTTATGCAGTTTTACCATATGTATTAACAGTAGCCAATGACACATTTTATGCACacagaaatagaaaattgtcaGAGAAGGCTAAAGCAAATGCTAAAATTAAAAGTGATGAAGCAACATCATCTGGAGAACTAGTTACTCATGATCCTCTAAGTGAAATTGATTTATTAAGGCTTTTATTACCAGCATTGTGCTATTTAGCTGTAGAAGAAGATgctagaaaaattttaattaaacacaaACAAGAGGAAGTCCTGTTCGAATGTTTATCTTACCATTGGACAATTGTTCATCATAAAAAGCCACCAATACCAAAATCAGAAAGATTAAAAGCATTGAAAGAaccagaaaaagaagaagatttaGACCTTCATGTATCAGAAGCAATCAAAGATTCAAGGGTGGCCATGGTCTCTGTGTGCAATGTTTTAATGAATATTACTGTATTAGAGGCAAAATTAGTGGAAGAATCACcaacatttatttctttattaaaatttattttcaataatctcCCAGAACTTAAACAAATTCCTGAAAATTTAGTATTGCATGGTCATCTTGCAGTTTTGGGATTACTGTTATTGAAGCAACAGGCAACACGTGTCAAGAAAAACGATTTTTCTATATGTCGATATATTCAGGCTACTATAAGATTTTTGTGGGATGCATATATAATTGATGAAAGCAATGATCCCACTGAACTTGTTGTTGCTATGTCATATAAAGAACGATGGATGGAACTTATGGAACTATGGTTTCTTGGAATGCAAACAATGGCTGGGGTATTACAAGTTATACCTTGGCTTTCACAATTTACTCTTGAGTCAGGTTGGGCAGAAGAAATTATTGAGATtctcaagaaaataaaaataggaaGTCTTCAGCCAAATGTAAAGTTTGCTTTTGAAGATCTTTTGTGCCATTTAGTTAAAGCAGATGAAAATGTTGCTTCTGTTTTGAAGAAATGTGGGGCTTTAACAGTATGCAGAAATCATCGTATGATGGAGCTGGGAAAACATCTTTTTGGAGATTAA